The Mycobacterium sp. EPa45 genomic interval GCGACTTCGCGAGTGGCCATCCCGCCCTCGCGGCCCTTGTCCGCGGGACCGGGCCGCCCGCCGCGCGGTTCGTCCTGGTGATCGTCGGTGTAATCGGCGTGGTCTTCCTCGTCCGAGGTCCGGTCAGTCATGACGGCCGAATAACCCGAGATGCTCCGTTTCAACCCCTTCGTGGGGGGCATCACGCTGCCGTTCCGCGACGAGCAGGGGAGCCTGCTCGTCGCGGACGACACGGTCTAGTTGGCTGCCTCGCGCAGCTTGTCCAACAGCGGTTCGGCAGCTTTGGCGAGGAACTCGTCCTGTCCCTCGTCACCGATCTGGACGAGCGCGATATCAGTGAATCCTGCTTCCCAGTAGGCACTCACCGATTCGACGATGGCATCGAGGTCGGGTCCGCAGGGGATGCTTTCGGCAACGTCCTCGGGCCTGACGAACTGCGTGGCGCCCGCGAAGCCGGCCGGGGTCGGCAGGTCGGCGTTGACGTTCCAGCCGCCACCGAACCAGCGGAACTGTTCATGCGCCCGTTTGATGGCGGCGTCGCGGTCGGGATCCCAGCACACCGGGATCTGACCGATCACCCGGCCGCCGCCGGCCAGACCGGTGGCCTGGCGTGCACCATGCCAGCCGTCGACCAGCTTGCCGTCCGGTTCGACGGCAATCATGTGGTCGCTCGCCGTGGCGAAGGCCTCCAGCGAGCGCTCCCCGGACAACGCGACGGCGATGGTGACAGGCTCGTCGGGGACATCCCAGATCCGCGCCGAATCCACCTCGAAGTATTCGCCCTTGTAGTCCACGAGCTCGCCGCTGAGCAGCTCACGGATAACCGCGATCGCTTCTTTGAGCATGTCCTGGCGGCGCTGAATCGTCGGCCATCCCTTGCCGACGACGTGTTCGTTCAGGTTCTCACCGGAACCCAACCCGAGGGTGAATCTGCCGTCGGCC includes:
- a CDS encoding LLM class F420-dependent oxidoreductase; translated protein: MTRFGYTLMTEQSGPKDLVRYAVSAEQVGFDFEVCSDHFSPWLTSQGHAPNAWTTLGAVAHATERAALYTYVTCPTMRYHPAVVAQQAATLQILADGRFTLGLGSGENLNEHVVGKGWPTIQRRQDMLKEAIAVIRELLSGELVDYKGEYFEVDSARIWDVPDEPVTIAVALSGERSLEAFATASDHMIAVEPDGKLVDGWHGARQATGLAGGGRVIGQIPVCWDPDRDAAIKRAHEQFRWFGGGWNVNADLPTPAGFAGATQFVRPEDVAESIPCGPDLDAIVESVSAYWEAGFTDIALVQIGDEGQDEFLAKAAEPLLDKLREAAN